A window of Cohnella herbarum contains these coding sequences:
- a CDS encoding phage portal protein, protein MDVLRRWSMGRKESKWFRMLNGGIPVFGQFGTNIYASDMVQNCINVIATEMSKLQPRHIKTRENEQTVPNGNINRLFRFGPNPLMTTSEFIEKKIWLLMMNYNAFIVPIFDSDYSTGIERRTYRALYPINPSRVEFLQDPTGELLIRFFFPSGVDFTFRYADVIHLRKKFSVNELMGGGADGQPDNAALLKVLQTNHALSQGLERAARINAAIQGILKVNTVLDDDGMRAERDRFVKLVESGENGILPMDLKGEYTSVKGDAKFIDKDTLSFLQQSILNWFSVSLPILTGEFTDDEYQAFYEKALEPLVIYFGQKYSKVLFTERELDVGNEIAWYQRDMNYLSTNSKINILKTMGEQGLLTDNQKLALLGYPPIPGGDRITQSLNYIDVKLINQYQMQNKSKAVTEDEK, encoded by the coding sequence ATGGACGTTCTCCGGCGCTGGTCTATGGGGCGCAAGGAAAGCAAGTGGTTTCGGATGTTGAACGGAGGTATTCCCGTCTTCGGCCAGTTCGGGACAAACATTTACGCCTCAGACATGGTTCAAAACTGCATTAACGTCATCGCAACGGAAATGAGTAAGTTGCAGCCACGTCATATTAAGACACGGGAGAATGAACAGACTGTTCCGAATGGAAATATTAACAGGCTGTTTCGGTTCGGGCCGAACCCGCTCATGACGACGAGCGAATTTATTGAAAAGAAGATTTGGCTGCTGATGATGAATTACAACGCCTTTATCGTCCCGATCTTTGATTCGGACTATAGTACCGGAATAGAACGGCGGACATATCGCGCGTTGTACCCGATCAACCCAAGCCGAGTTGAGTTTCTACAAGATCCGACTGGGGAACTGTTAATTCGCTTTTTCTTCCCATCCGGTGTTGACTTTACATTCCGTTATGCAGACGTGATTCACCTACGAAAGAAGTTTTCAGTCAATGAACTTATGGGCGGTGGTGCAGACGGGCAACCGGACAACGCAGCCCTACTCAAAGTCCTGCAAACCAATCATGCTCTTTCGCAAGGTCTGGAGCGTGCGGCAAGAATAAACGCTGCAATTCAAGGCATCTTGAAGGTCAATACTGTGCTTGATGATGATGGGATGAGAGCAGAGCGAGATCGGTTTGTAAAGCTTGTTGAATCAGGCGAAAATGGCATACTCCCAATGGATTTAAAGGGTGAATATACATCGGTCAAGGGCGACGCGAAGTTTATCGACAAAGATACACTTTCCTTCCTGCAACAAAGTATTTTGAACTGGTTCAGCGTCTCGTTGCCGATATTGACCGGTGAATTTACGGATGACGAGTACCAAGCGTTTTATGAAAAAGCGCTTGAGCCACTCGTCATTTATTTTGGCCAAAAATACTCTAAGGTGCTATTTACGGAGCGGGAGCTGGATGTTGGTAACGAAATCGCTTGGTATCAGCGGGATATGAATTATTTATCCACCAACTCCAAGATAAACATACTAAAAACGATGGGCGAACAAGGATTGTTAACGGACAATCAGAAGCTTGCGTTGCTAGGTTATCCGCCGATTCCGGGTGGCGATCGCATTACGCAATCTCTCAACTACATTGACGTGAAGTTGATCAACCAATATCAAATGCAAAACAAATCCAAGGCGGTGACTGAAGATGAAAAATAA
- a CDS encoding HK97 family phage prohead protease, whose protein sequence is MKNKTLPQGMERERRSFAVPDLRADGGDGIIQGHAAVFGQEANIGGWFLEIIERGAFDKTDFKDVVMSFNHNLQQIPLARSRNNNENSTLQLSVDDAGLFTRATLDTENNSEARSLYSAIGRGDISGMSFIFSVRASGVFWEGLDTELPIRRIKDIARVYEVSAVSFPAYAGTDIQARDAQALESARAALESARSGLVSPKNELELLKAKLNLR, encoded by the coding sequence ATGAAAAATAAGACGTTGCCTCAAGGTATGGAGCGAGAGCGCCGGTCTTTTGCGGTTCCAGACCTTCGGGCTGATGGCGGGGATGGGATCATCCAAGGACATGCGGCTGTATTCGGACAAGAGGCGAATATTGGTGGTTGGTTCTTGGAGATCATTGAACGCGGTGCATTCGACAAGACGGATTTCAAGGATGTGGTCATGAGTTTTAACCACAACCTCCAACAAATCCCGTTAGCCCGCAGTCGTAACAACAACGAAAATTCCACACTGCAATTAAGTGTGGATGATGCCGGATTGTTTACGCGAGCAACACTCGATACGGAAAACAACTCGGAAGCCAGATCTTTATATAGTGCAATTGGGCGTGGCGACATCTCAGGGATGTCGTTTATTTTTTCCGTCCGAGCTTCCGGTGTTTTCTGGGAAGGGCTTGATACAGAACTTCCCATCAGAAGGATCAAAGACATAGCTCGTGTGTACGAAGTATCTGCGGTATCTTTCCCGGCCTATGCCGGGACTGACATACAAGCTCGGGACGCGCAAGCGCTGGAGAGCGCCCGCGCTGCACTGGAGAGTGCGAGGTCGGGACTGGTGAGTCCTAAAAACGAGTTAGAACTATTGAAAGCAAAACTAAACTTGCGCTAA
- a CDS encoding phage major capsid protein, with protein sequence MKEWLKKLLKQKEEKRSALKLRGDKSEDVQEVRSIIGEVEEIDKEITELRQQIETLPDDQIAGGATLPAEGRSQMTAAGGAGGNSGLAQVLASYGLTQQRQADPEDRYGSLEYRKAFMAFAVTGEIKPELRANAQTTTADVSAVIPTTILNEVIRKLEVRGRVWGRVRKLNIKGGVDVPILSVKPVATWITETTPSDRQKTQANTKVSFSYYGLECKVAVSLLADTVTLDGFESLIIDLIVEAMIKALEAAIVSGTGAGQPMGITKDTRVPAGQIVTLDPTEILNYQQWKKKVFAKLPLAYKAGAVFFMASGTFETYIDGMVDDAGQPIGRVNYGITNGIQERFAGKEVILVEDDLIQPFDTAATNDVFAIFCDLTNYGVNSNMQLTLFRYLDHDTNQWVDKAILIADGKLLDPNGVVIVKKAAGSGT encoded by the coding sequence ATGAAAGAATGGCTGAAAAAACTGTTAAAACAAAAAGAAGAAAAACGCTCTGCTCTGAAACTACGCGGGGATAAGAGTGAAGACGTTCAAGAAGTGCGCTCGATCATCGGCGAGGTTGAAGAAATCGACAAGGAAATTACGGAGCTTCGCCAGCAAATCGAAACGCTTCCGGATGATCAAATCGCAGGCGGGGCAACCCTTCCGGCGGAAGGTCGTAGCCAGATGACTGCGGCAGGTGGAGCAGGTGGGAATTCGGGACTTGCACAAGTATTGGCGTCCTACGGACTGACACAGCAACGCCAAGCAGATCCGGAGGATAGGTACGGATCGCTAGAATACCGGAAGGCGTTCATGGCCTTCGCTGTTACCGGCGAGATTAAGCCGGAGTTACGGGCTAATGCACAAACGACGACGGCTGACGTTTCAGCAGTTATTCCAACGACCATCCTGAACGAAGTTATTCGCAAGTTGGAAGTGCGTGGTCGTGTTTGGGGACGCGTTCGAAAGCTTAACATTAAGGGCGGCGTCGATGTACCGATCCTTTCTGTTAAGCCGGTTGCAACGTGGATCACGGAAACAACGCCTTCTGATCGTCAGAAGACGCAGGCGAACACGAAGGTATCTTTCAGCTACTACGGTCTCGAATGCAAAGTCGCGGTTTCCTTATTGGCCGATACGGTTACGCTTGATGGCTTTGAATCGTTGATCATTGATTTGATCGTTGAGGCGATGATCAAGGCACTAGAAGCCGCGATTGTCAGCGGTACAGGAGCGGGTCAACCGATGGGGATCACGAAAGATACGCGTGTACCGGCCGGGCAGATCGTGACGTTGGACCCGACGGAGATTCTCAACTATCAGCAATGGAAGAAGAAAGTTTTCGCGAAGCTTCCACTTGCATACAAGGCGGGCGCTGTGTTCTTCATGGCGAGCGGAACATTCGAAACGTATATCGATGGCATGGTAGACGATGCAGGCCAGCCCATCGGGCGCGTGAATTACGGCATTACGAACGGCATTCAAGAGCGTTTCGCAGGTAAAGAGGTCATTTTGGTTGAAGATGACCTTATTCAACCTTTCGATACGGCTGCAACGAACGATGTGTTCGCAATCTTCTGCGATTTGACGAATTACGGGGTCAACAGCAACATGCAATTGACGCTGTTCCGCTATCTCGACCACGATACGAACCAATGGGTCGACAAAGCGATCTTGATCGCTGATGGAAAGCTACTTGACCCGAACGGCGTCGTCATCGTGAAGAAGGCAGCCGGAAGCGGTACCTGA
- a CDS encoding head-tail connector protein: protein MPMDSPELQDYKDYLRVDSDDEDYQIEGFVLAAKGYLLNAGVKDNAHGELYDVVVKMLVALFYEHRDTADKQINIPPIMNNLITQLSIVSLKSEGVSP, encoded by the coding sequence ATGCCAATGGACAGTCCGGAGCTCCAGGACTATAAGGATTACTTGCGTGTCGATTCCGATGACGAGGATTATCAGATCGAAGGCTTTGTTCTTGCGGCTAAGGGATATTTGTTAAATGCAGGTGTCAAGGATAATGCGCATGGCGAGTTATACGATGTCGTTGTTAAGATGCTTGTCGCCTTATTTTACGAGCATCGTGACACGGCGGATAAGCAAATCAATATACCGCCGATCATGAATAACCTGATTACGCAGTTATCCATCGTGAGCCTGAAAAGCGAGGGCGTGTCACCATGA
- a CDS encoding phage head closure protein → MTKSLIDRMDKRVTIYRPTEETDEANQPLDELIAVATLWAAIEPLRGREYAAALQQNAEVNTRIRIRFREGIDRTMVVKYGDHVFEILYVLHSEFGKKELQLMSKERQ, encoded by the coding sequence ATGACGAAAAGCCTTATTGACCGGATGGATAAGCGAGTGACGATCTATCGCCCGACAGAGGAAACAGACGAGGCGAATCAACCACTTGATGAACTGATCGCAGTCGCGACACTGTGGGCTGCAATTGAGCCGCTACGAGGTCGTGAGTATGCTGCTGCATTACAGCAAAATGCAGAAGTCAATACGCGCATTCGCATTCGCTTCCGCGAAGGGATTGATCGAACGATGGTCGTTAAGTATGGCGATCACGTATTCGAGATCTTATATGTGTTGCATTCGGAATTTGGCAAAAAGGAACTTCAGCTTATGAGTAAGGAACGTCAGTAA
- a CDS encoding HK97-gp10 family putative phage morphogenesis protein — protein MARRRTSRTGIRVEGAEAVIKALREANEEIHKKINDLISEAAEIVFKEADIRAPIGATERTRFSLRIVTGISKKGNFYANVIVGARDGLMTAESAFYVTFYEYGTSKQPPRPFMRPSMDKSRAKIRALLKEGLEKVIRDLRG, from the coding sequence ATGGCAAGGCGGCGGACATCCCGAACTGGGATACGTGTCGAGGGAGCGGAAGCGGTTATTAAGGCACTTCGGGAAGCGAACGAGGAAATTCATAAGAAAATAAACGACCTCATCTCCGAAGCGGCTGAAATTGTATTCAAGGAGGCCGATATACGCGCGCCTATCGGAGCAACGGAACGAACGCGTTTTAGTTTGCGGATCGTAACAGGCATATCAAAGAAAGGTAATTTTTATGCCAATGTTATCGTTGGTGCGCGCGATGGCCTCATGACAGCAGAAAGCGCCTTTTATGTCACTTTCTATGAGTATGGCACAAGTAAACAGCCGCCACGTCCGTTCATGCGTCCAAGTATGGACAAGAGCAGAGCGAAGATTCGAGCGCTGCTTAAAGAGGGACTGGAAAAAGTCATCCGCGATTTAAGGGGGTAA